DNA sequence from the Halobacterium sp. DL1 genome:
TGGAGTACACGCACGCGCTGGTGGTGGACTACGCGGAGCGCTTCGAGGACAGCGCAGACCCCGAACCACCGGTGGCGGTCGGCGCCGCCGATGGGCCGGCGGCGCTCCGCCGCGAGGTGCTCGACGAGAACAAGTGGCGCGCGACCCGGCACGGGCACGACGCGTCGTTCGTCCGCCGAGACGCCAGCGGCAACGTCGACCTCGGCGAGGTGGTCGAGCGGGAGTGCGACCGCCTCGACGTGTCCGGTATCCGAAACGTTCTGGGGCGCGAATCTGGCGCACAGCGTCAACGTCGGCTACTCGCAGAATCCGGGGAAGCGGCGCTCTACGAGTCGCTCGTGCTGTAGGCCGACGGGGGCCGCGGGGCGAAGGGTTTTTTACCCGGCCGTCGCTTGTGTCCCGATTGAGACAACGCATGTCCGAGGACGCAAGCGAGAACACAGACGCGGAGGGCCGGTCCGCACGGGACCGATTAGGGGCGGAGAAAGAGCGCGCCGTCGCGGGGTTCGACAAGGGCATCGTCGACATCCTGTCGTGGGTCCTGGACACGGAGACGCGCGCCCGCATCTTCGTCTACCTCCGGCAACACCCCTGGAGCACCAGCGAGGAAGTCGCCGACGGCACGGGGCTCTACCCCTCGACCGTCCGCGAGGCGCTCGCGGAACTGGCCGGCGAGGACGTCGTCGACAGGCGCAAGCGCCAGAGCGAGGGCGCCGGCAACAACCCCTACGAGTACACCGCCATCCCGCCGAGCGACCTCGTCGGCGGCGTCGCCGGCCGCGTCCAGGACGAACTCAACACCGTGTTCAACCTCGACGCCCACCTCGGGAACGGCGACAACACGGACGCAGACGCGGAACCCGTCAACATCGAGGTCGAGGACAGGGAGAGCGCGTGAACCCAAACTGCTAAACGACGCGGGGACCTCCGCGAGCGTATGAACGTCGCTCTCGGCGGGACGTTCGACCCGGTCCACGACGGCCACCGGAAACTGTTCGAGCGCGCGTTCGAACTCGGTGACGTCACCGTCGGGTTGACCAGCGACG
Encoded proteins:
- a CDS encoding transcriptional regulator; amino-acid sequence: MSEDASENTDAEGRSARDRLGAEKERAVAGFDKGIVDILSWVLDTETRARIFVYLRQHPWSTSEEVADGTGLYPSTVREALAELAGEDVVDRRKRQSEGAGNNPYEYTAIPPSDLVGGVAGRVQDELNTVFNLDAHLGNGDNTDADAEPVNIEVEDRESA